In the genome of Crassostrea angulata isolate pt1a10 chromosome 6, ASM2561291v2, whole genome shotgun sequence, the window TGTACTCTTTCTAGGTGATATCTTATCTGATTCATCTTTAAAAGGTTCATATTCAGAATCACTCCCTGACAGATCCTTCTCCAAATCCTTTTTCTCAACACTGTAATCAGAATCGGAATTCGCCTCCACTTTAGGATCAGCTTCATCATTACTGTCTTCCTCCTCATCTTCTTCCTCTAtcttttcatcatcatcatcttcatctcCAGAATCAAGCACAGCATTCACCACCTCATCAAAACTCTTCTTTTTAACACTCACTGTTGACTTCTTCACAGGGCTTTTCTTCTTTACTGGAGACCTCTTCTTCCGTGGTGAAACCTGTGGCATATATTCCTCTTCATCATCTTCTTCCTCTTCATCACTGGACTTCATCACAGCATCCACCACTTCATCCACTCTCAGCCGAGGGGACAGTGAGGTTCTTGCTTTCTTCTTCTTACTGGTCCTTTCAGGGGTAAATTTTTCTGTAAAAGTTTTAACACTTTTCACATTTACCATCAGTCTCTAAAACCAccagttttaatttttcttccaagaaaatgattaaaatttcgTGATTTGAACCATTTCCATGTTATCCTTTCTTGCCTCAATTGTAAggaaattttcatcattttccaTCCAGCTAAATGATTAATTACAATATTAAATTCAGAGTCAAAACATAAAGTTATGATTCCCCAAAAACTTGCTTATCAATGATACTCGTAACTCTTCATAAAATTTTGAGATGACATTATaattaggatttttaaaatttatatccaTACAAATGTATAACATACCATTTAAGCAACATGAAAAGTAGTTTTTGTAAATGACTACTGAAATACATCTTTCAGCATTAATatcaaaaatacatatatttgtatataggTTGAATTTGGGCAAGTAAATTATGGGAAGAAGCTAAGAATGCTTAAAATCAATGCACTAGACCATGAGATACAGGATGATTAAACAAACAGATAGCAATATTCAATAATAGCTAATATTATATAATGGAGGAATCTATATGCAAGTTCACCCTCTACATGGCAGCCAATAGGAAATATCTAGTTCTCTATAATACTAAAATTGCTTCtatcaaaatttttacatagaggAAACAATAACCTTTCTGTTTGAGTGGCTTTGGTTTTTGGGGAGATTTCACCAACTTTAATGGCGAGGCAAGAGACTGggcattttctttatttcctccATGCTGAAAAAAAGAGACACCAAATTAAGGAATTATAGATTATTATTGTAAGGTGAAAGGGTAAAGTGATTTAAGcataacatacatatatattatccAGCTAAATAGATGGCTTggttagttttaaaaaaattttccttcAATAAATTTCCAAAGTCGTCATTGAAATGTTGTGTTCTCAAgagccaaaaaaaataataatgattgagtaaatgaaattgaatgatgttttatttttatcaaatgaagcatgtacatgtgttaGACTAAGTTTTATATCATGTGtatgtacagtaccgatcagacccaacctacatgtaacaccagagtaaaccgaaactaaaccctgggtttactttgggtttactttttgaaaatttgggtccactcggggtttactcgagaattgcttttggagtcaactaCACGCACTTACATGTAAGTGTGcagcagacctgtattttatcttatcatcctactgtctgtgattcctgccccttgtatattctgaatacacatgtagcatctgctttcagggtatacttctgatcagggtttactctctgtgtccactctgggtttacttggggtttactctgggtccactctagtaaacccagaaagtaaacccagggtttagttggggtttactttttgttaggttgggtctgatcggcaCTGTACTTTAGAGAGTGTGAATGTTATCATAGCCTCATAGGGATGTTTTCTCTGTGAGGTTGTTCAAGTAGCTACTTTAAGATTATAGAATTTACTTAAATGTCAATGAAAAGTGAAAACCAAAAATGCATAGATAATTGAAAGATAGGGTGATATTCTGGGAAAATTTACATACatagatttcatttttacatgGTTATTCTAACTTTTTATGAAGTTTGGTATGCCTTCATAGAAGAATATTAGAGACCATCATAACTGCTTTGATCCAGAGTTGAGACACAGTGAAATTTAAATGACGCGTTTGATgacttaattaattaaaacatataacaTTAACTCACAGAGTTGATATCAGTTAGGATATTCTTCAAGGCTTGATTCAGAGCATTCTTCTCTTCAGGAGTTATTTCCCTTCCCACTTTATTTTTGTATGCTTCCTTGATCTTTCCTTTTGTCAACgaactaaaataaacaaagataaaataaattgaataaaatataaataaattatatacaaaacttattcattttcttaatcaataaaaaattataacattcaTGTATACTGGTGTCTCATAATAAACTATTAccttttgttttacatttgaGACGCTAAACTGAGTATTAAAATGTAACACAGGTGTCACATTTCGTCTTCCTTTTTGCTGTTTGTTGCTGTTTGTCATTTTAAAgtttccaactaaaaaaatttattatttttcaccgTGATAAGCTTACACACCAaagttcaaaaaataaattattgaactgattttttctttgattttattaaagcATATCAAAGTTGTATACCTTAAATCTGAAGTTTTCACCAGTTTTCTCACAAACTCTTCCATCTTGGATTGTCCCGCGTACCTCCAATTACAAAAGAGTTCGAGAGTTTTCCCGCAGTATATTAGACAAGTCGATCAAAATTTggattatttaaataattgagGTCGTATATATGTGACACTTGTCGATATTAAAGtagataaaagtacattataatcaaaatactttccccggtttaaaatttaacaacattcgatcaaaaaatatgtttaaaattttttggttaaaacaGAGATGTATTAATTAACTGTCTctgttatttattatatttatttatctaagtTATTATTTAACTCATTAACATAGTTATTATTTATAACTGTTATTTATGTTTCtggttaaaataataaaacctccagcgggattcgaactcattatCAATCTGACTAAGCACAGACCtctatatatatagatatatatagcgtatatatacatgtatatagagagCTCTGATTGATTAACACTAACAGATTCATAGTTAACACTCATACCCATTTTGCTCGGCAATTATaggtaattttaatatttaattgggaaggaaaacatttataaaaatattattgattatATTGTTCATAGAATCGgtagtacgtcacaatatggagctGTGCCACACGGTCCTGAAAGCCAGATGTGACAGTGCCAAGGTAGCCATTTACATTAAATACATCGTCATTCTGGATTTTTAACCAGTGTATGATGGGCGGATTCCGAATAGATGGGTGTTCTGATGATCTTCAAAGGCAAACTAactaaaatttacataataaaattacCAACATTAGATTCGCCCCCTCCCAAATCCCTTGAATAAGTAACACTTCTAAAGGTCGGCTTTACTCTCAAGAAATAAACTGAATCCTCTATAGCtctgtgagagagagagagagagagagagagagagagagagagagagagagagagagagagagagaaagagagagagtatatatcaataataatACAACATCTTGcttacaatattgtaaatttatataattcCCGTGATTAAAAAGGCACATACAGGGTAACAGAAATAGTTCATTAAATATGAACATATAATGAATACAAGTAATGGTGAACTGTTCTGATTGTATTGATTTGTAATTAACCTGGTAGTCGTCTTGTCTCAGTACTAAAGTTTTCAATAACTAATTATTGAAAGTGTCATTATAAGCACATAACATATTATGATAAccttattttttcttatttttaaatcttatttgaGAAGGGCTGGGTATACTTAACTTTCCTTTCTCTATCCATCAGTATGAGCCGCGAttctaaatcaatttttatcaaactAATGAAATGCGTCCATGCTCTATAaaacttatatgtaaattttttacaatgaaatatttatttattgtatgtTATGACTAATCATCCAAAATAACAGTCACAGAATTGTCCAAACACTTCTACAAATTACAGGTACCTGAAAAGAGACAATttgtacagattttttttagtatCGTCATGACCCTTTAATTAACAATCGTGTTTTAATTCGGGCtacaatgttatattttaaacaaacaaaaaattctttCCTCCATACAATGAATGAACGTTGTTCATACATGCCAAAATATATAGGCTGTTACTGCCTACCTTTAATGCACGGATAAGCTTATATTCgtgttttatcattattttttttttatttaagaaacgTAGGTATGTATGCTGCAGATAGAACTCAAAGTGAAGTGTTTTTACACGTATCATTCTGGTATATATCACTGAAATAAATCTGACATATTATTTAAATGACTTTCATACAAGAGATTATATTCAAATCGAACAACTTTCCTTGGAGGAAATAAGATcgattttttaattctttgaatGGAAGAAGGAAGTGGTTATATCGTATATATATGGCTATATGGTATATATCGTGTAGATATTCGAATGTATTTCAGtcatttaaattgaaaagtgaatTTGGATTCTTTTTCAATTTGCAAAATGTCAGACATCAGGGCGTTATTTCTTATGAAAAAACAGAAAACTTCTCATCAAAAGTTTCAAATTCCCGATTCCTCGGACGAGTATGACACATTTCAGGAAGAAGTTCTGCAGACTACAAAAAATACGTCTGATGTCATACAACAAGTTAATAATTACGTTGCTCTTATAAAGGAGGAGATGCACCAATTACGAATGACAGTGGAGGTATTCAACGCAGATTTAGCAAAGCAGATGAGGACCCTCATTTCGAATTTGAAAGGTAAATTTGAGTAGACTTCGCTGTTTAATGTTGTTCTTGTTGAGTCCTGTTCAATTAATGTATTACACTAATCTTTGAAATTATCATGTTAATTTGACCATTTTTCTTTCTCTTCGGTTAAATATATAAACCTTTCTTGCGCAACAACTAACAAactaagatacatgtatgtaatttaaTTTACCTGCACTTATGCCGAATACAACCATACCCAGTTgcttttaaatttatgaatcgAAGCACTTGATAAAAGCAACAACAGTTGGCATCTTAAAAGTGACGGATCTAACATTAAATACAGACACaaagccagtaaactgaatatatgAAACACCAAAAATGGCCAACGACAATTGAAATTGTACATGATGTAGTAGATGTTTCTTCTATAGTTTTTTGTAGTGTTAGTTGAAGTgctagattttgttttcattggttctatttcatgtaaatcattttttgggCCTTAAGAAGGGATCGACTGGTTATCcagaaaatttgacaattttaattattcgTGTTGTTAGCCATTTTAGTGCGCTACACTCTCggattttgtctttttttcctAAAGCACACGCCGATTCTAAGCCTGATTCCCCAAGCCAAAGAGGGGGAACTAAAAATGAGAAGGGGCAGATGTTAGTGCCAACAGGAACAACAGCGCCAGACAAGGGAACAACAGAATCAAATAGAATCGGTAACAGGTAAGCAATTATTTGGATcatattgtcatgttgtaaattttgtatttactgccactcggtaaattcaaaatttacaacacgacAATATGATAAGCTGATTTAGCTCAATGGTGATGCTGTTGAACTAGTAAGGTGAGATAACCCAACCCTTACACGAATAAAAAACCCATTCTCAATGCAATTCCCCTTCTAATTGACGAAAGACAGATGGATATGCCCTTTTTTCCTTTTTCCACAATTCTCGGTCCCAACGTCTATATGAAAACTGATTTTGTAAGGATTTCAATAATTCAACAGCTAGACATTTTTATGTTTCACAAAActctaaagtacatgtaaataacgtTCAATCACCAAATTGAGGGTCATGAGTTATCGAAAATGCgttttaataatgaaatatttagccaaagttatttttaatttactttactTAGAGCACCTATCAATACTAATTCAAAAAAGAAGATAGACGAAAAAGATCACAATTCcgacaatttaaaaaagattgcaGCTTTGCAAAAAATCAGCAATGAACAAAATGAATTGAGAAAAATCATGATGATGGCAGCTAATATGGCAAATGAATTGGAGAATGAGGGTAAAATTTCATTGGAAGGTCTCCTTGAGCTTAGAAAAGGTGTAAATAGATATGCCGAAAATTTAGAGAGTGCCGATGTAGAATATGCTCGGAAAAAGGAGGAAAAAAGAAGGGAGgatgaaatgaaaaaacaatTAGAGGAAGAAGAAAGGAAAAAagaacaagcaaaaaaagaagcaaaaagagcagaagaagaagaaagaaaaagaaaagctaGAGAGGaaaagcataaaaaaaataaagaggcGAGAAGAATATTAGAATTAGAAGCTAAGAAGAAGGAAGAAGAAAGGAAACAGGAAGAACTggagagaaaaagaaagaaagaagagGAAGAAGAAAAGATAAGAAAAGAAAAGGAGGAAAACAAAAGGAGACGGGACTGGAGGAATTGGGAACCAAtgatgtaaaaatttcaaaatttattttttacattttttgtagtcTTTATCACTGTTTGTTAATCACCGATTTTTGTAGATCCACTAAATCTAAAAAGCATTAAAATAAGGTGTGTGACAACTCGGTATGTCAGCTTTATTGGTTGGGAAGATACAAACATGTACACGTaacttcatttaaaaaagaaaagaaaagaaaatacgCACTTAGATGTAGCATAGTAAGTTGCATTTTGCCCGTATGTGATAGTTTTATGAAATTGCAACAGGTTATTAATAgcaagacattttaaaatgtcatgCATTGCTAAGAACCCCTCTAAAACTATACGTCATATATTTTTGCTTCAGAGGCACAGACACAGAGCACGTACCCACTCTTTACGCTTAAACTTATAAAACTCTTCAAATGCAGTACAcagtggaaaaaaaaataatacttaatgtttatttcaataaataaacaaatcacacttgataattttcaaaatattgtctaAAACCATTAATGGTGTACAATGTACTATCAGTTCACTTTCACGTAGCCTTATTAGTTAAAACCCGTGCACAGTTTAACTGTCCAAAAATATGCACCCAGCAAtattttactgaattaaatatGTATAGATTCCCAGAGTTGATTCATTTGATTTTGTACAATGTTGAGATTCCTTGGAAAAACCCCGGTAATTCAATTTGAAAGTAACGCATCTACCTAAAGATACTACCGACAGGATGGAACAACAACCATCAATGATGGAATAATTTGTATTGCACTGGCCATGGAAGGTGGGATTACTCAGGATGACCTTACCTGCTACGCGTCTGATGGTAATAAAGAAAGAGAGAAGTGTCTCGAACAAGACAAAAGAGAAATCCCCATCTCCACTCTAGTAACGGTCAAACCATCCACAAAGTCGGCAATACGTCTTCAGGTgatgcatgtatttaaaaacaattatccCAATGTATTCTGAcagtaaaaaatgttttcacatttgtttacaaatgcggtaccattttcttttcttttttttgaatTAAGGAACCAATCCGCATTTTCATTCCACACCAGGCCAATAGAGGATGTAGGGAATTGATCGTCAGAACTTCCATTGATGGTGGTACTTGGAAGACAATGGACTATGAGTCGGGCATTCCTCCTCAAGTTGATTTAGAGGTCTAGCtctgttttttttctcattatttagttaaaaaaggtttcaaacaaatagaatacatgtattggtaaaCTTTAAGGAACAGTCTTTTTTATGCCACTTTCAAACTTAGGTCAATTGAAAACATAGGACAGCTTTTCATATACCTTACGTAGGTTAATCATGATCATATTTTACATACTAATGTATATTCAAAAATGTGTTCATGCGttatttcttcttaaaaacgAACAGGACATCCAAATGGTGCAAATTGCAATCAACAACTTTAAATCTGTTGGAATAATAGTTGCTTCTCGGCCCAAAATGCATGCCTTCAGCCTTGGCAGAGATGGGGGGATTGTTGAAACTGACTCTCCAAATAAGACCATACTCACAGCTCCAAACGGATGTTTTTCAGAGAAAACTAACGGATCAATTCAGGTAACATATGAAACAAATTAAGTTGATAAATTGAACCATCGTGGTTTAAACAATATTGACGCAATTTTTCGccgtttaaattaaaaaactgtTTGTAATGGAATAATTTGCAATAAGAAGGCATGATCATACGTGAATTACCTTCTAAAATAatagtattcattatatgctGAATGATACAAGTAGTTGTTGCAttgtaatttatgaaaatgtcgatacatatttaacaaacgactctttgatttttttctagatCTACAATTTGAACTATTTATTTTGTGACGTATTAATTATTGTTCTTTTTTGTAGATCACTGACAGAAAACATTCGACAGAAATGGCAAAAGATGTAGATGACTTACGAAACGCTCAAGTAGCATTAACTCCACATACTATCACTCTGGATAAAAAGAGCAAATCAAATCTTACATTGGAGGTTTATCCAGAGCTTAAGAGAAGAGGTAACATACCGGTATTCATTTTCtgaaagtcaaatgtacatatCTTCTTTCTTGCATTAGTACTACTGTTTGctttaaaattggaatttaTATCAAAGTCACTAGATCCCAATCTGCACTGAAGGCATGCGAGAACATAATGATAAAGAAAATGGATGCTGAAAAAGTAGCAGATATCCTTTACGGAAAGGGAACACTGGTTAACTCCTCAACCATTCAAGAAATCAAGGTATAAAGTAGAATCCAACtgtgtttcatttaaaaaaaactgccgaactatatattcttttattattttatttatacactATCTATTTTCTAGTTTAAATTGGTAAATTCTCTATTATGTAGCGAAAAAAATTACCCGAAGACAAAGCAATGGCGTTGTTAGAAAAGTTGAAATTTTGTGACAAGGATCAGTTCCAGGATCTGGTTGATTCTCTTGAAGAATCAAATCAGCAACATATTGCAAACGAATTGAAAAAAGCTCTCGACGATATAGAACACTTAGAGTTAGGAAGTGATTTTGTTGGTATGTAGTAGAATAGTTATAAACATTCGTTCATCTTCAGTTTGAAATGCAACGTTTCTCTCTTTTCaagtgatattttttaaatgttaggTACATTGTATGTTGCATCAAGTGATTTTGATATGATGTTGTGACGGAGGCGCAAATAATATAACATTTCATAAATAGAgagt includes:
- the LOC128188966 gene encoding uncharacterized protein LOC128188966 isoform X1; translated protein: MSDIRALFLMKKQKTSHQKFQIPDSSDEYDTFQEEVLQTTKNTSDVIQQVNNYVALIKEEMHQLRMTVEVFNADLAKQMRTLISNLKAHADSKPDSPSQRGGTKNEKGQMLVPTGTTAPDKGTTESNRIGNRAPINTNSKKKIDEKDHNSDNLKKIAALQKISNEQNELRKIMMMAANMANELENEGKISLEGLLELRKGVNRYAENLESADVEYARKKEEKRREDEMKKQLEEEERKKEQAKKEAKRAEEEERKRKAREEKHKKNKEARRILELEAKKKEEERKQEELERKRKKEEEEEKIRKEKEENKRRRDWRNWEPMIYYRQDGTTTINDGIICIALAMEGGITQDDLTCYASDGNKEREKCLEQDKREIPISTLVTVKPSTKSAIRLQEPIRIFIPHQANRGCRELIVRTSIDGGTWKTMDYESGIPPQVDLEDIQMVQIAINNFKSVGIIVASRPKMHAFSLGRDGGIVETDSPNKTILTAPNGCFSEKTNGSIQITDRKHSTEMAKDVDDLRNAQVALTPHTITLDKKSKSNLTLEVYPELKRRVTRSQSALKACENIMIKKMDAEKVADILYGKGTLVNSSTIQEIKRKKLPEDKAMALLEKLKFCDKDQFQDLVDSLEESNQQHIANELKKALDDIEHLELGSDFVDASEDKVALLSCKNGEGWTIVDFDKVKDVPGACRLQLFTGGKSYSVVGLIVPKSTKDSELSRMAELFYTSSEQFRLRLIVKQHSENKYRLAIRCVNPEMFSTTMAELRNMSYTKGPSESFEFNVKEGETIWLQLLGNRKFVSQQSPEVNFKVYLSSIYTMDVRISEPKGKESTSKFRNDLQYNVGLTEQRPPRHGVFKLQL
- the LOC128188966 gene encoding uncharacterized protein LOC128188966 isoform X2, encoding MSDIRALFLMKKQKTSHQKFQIPDSSDEYDTFQEEVLQTTKNTSDVIQQVNNYVALIKEEMHQLRMTVEVFNADLAKQMRTLISNLKAHADSKPDSPSQRGGTKNEKGQMLVPTGTTAPDKGTTESNRIGNRAPINTNSKKKIDEKDHNSDNLKKIAALQKISNEQNELRKIMMMAANMANELENEGKISLEGLLELRKGVNRYAENLESADVEYARKKEEKRREDEMKKQLEEEERKKEQAKKEAKRAEEEERKRKAREEKHKKNKEARRILELEAKKKEEERKQEELERKRKKEEEEEKIRKEKEENKRRRDWRNWEPMIYYRQDGTTTINDGIICIALAMEGGITQDDLTCYASDGNKEREKCLEQDKREIPISTLVTVKPSTKSAIRLQEPIRIFIPHQANRGCRELIVRTSIDGGTWKTMDYESGIPPQVDLEITDRKHSTEMAKDVDDLRNAQVALTPHTITLDKKSKSNLTLEVYPELKRRVTRSQSALKACENIMIKKMDAEKVADILYGKGTLVNSSTIQEIKRKKLPEDKAMALLEKLKFCDKDQFQDLVDSLEESNQQHIANELKKALDDIEHLELGSDFVDASEDKVALLSCKNGEGWTIVDFDKVKDVPGACRLQLFTGGKSYSVVGLIVPKSTKDSELSRMAELFYTSSEQFRLRLIVKQHSENKYRLAIRCVNPEMFSTTMAELRNMSYTKGPSESFEFNVKEGETIWLQLLGNRKFVSQQSPEVNFKVYLSSIYTMDVRISEPKGKESTSKFRNDLQYNVGLTEQRPPRHGVFKLQL